ACTGCGCCGCTTGCTGCTGCGTCACGCGCGCCTGATCGTCGAGATGATGGCGGTAGTCATCCATCCGACGCTGCTCGTCTTTGATTCGCTTGTCGCGATCGTCCGACTGCTCGTGACCGCGTCCCCGTCCACGACCCTGATCGCCTTGCGCTTGCGCGATTCCGGCGTAAGCCGTCGTCGCCACCAGTGTCGCGGTGACTATGTGGACGATGTGAAAACGACGCATTGGGTCTCCCGGCCGCGGCCGTTTGAGGTATGGAGCGGCCGCAATGGTGGGGGGAAACGGCGCCTATTGGCCCTAAGGGCAACGTGCATGCCCATCTTTACAATTCCCCCGTGAAACGTGGGCCGCCGCCGAGCGTAGTGGCCGCGTCCGCTTCGCGAGATGAACTTTGGTGGAAACCCGAGGAGTCGAATCCCGATGCTGACTCTGCTTGCGAGCGGTGTGTTGAGCTTGGCGCCGGCCGTGCGCCCGCGTCCCATGGCCTTCGTCGAGCGGGCTGTGGCGGCCGCGTGCGCGACCGCGCCGGCGCAGTCGACGCTGCCGGCCACGATCCCCATCGATCTCTGGGGGAATCACATCTTCCTCAAGGCTTGTGTCGAAGGACGCGAGCTCGACTTCATTCTCGACACCGGCGCCGGCAACACCTCGCTCGACCTCAACACCGCCAAGCAACTCGGCGTCAAGCTCGGCCCGGGCTTCAGCGTCGGTGGAGCGGGTCCGTCGCGAGTCGCGGGCGCGCGGGTGGACGACGCCAGCGTCGCCGTCGAGGGCTCGTCGATCACGCAAGCCGTCGTAAGCGCGATCGACCTATCGCGTTTGCCCCGCCTCGAGGGCCATCCGATCGACGGCATCCTCGGCTACGACTTCATCTCGCGCTATGTCGTCGCCATCGACTACGCGCGGCACGAGCTGCGGATCTATGACCGGCCCGCCTTTCAGTACGATGGTCCGGGCGTTTCCGTCCCGGTTACGCTCATCAACCGCTTTCCACACATCGACGCCGAGGTCGGTCTCGCCGACGGCGCGACGATTCGCGGACGCATGGTGATCGACGTCGGCTCGAACGGCTCGCTGTCGCTGACCAAGGCGTTCGTCGACAAGAACCGGCTACGGCAGCGCGTCGGTCCGACGATTCGGCGAACCGGAGGCGGCGGCGTCGGCGGCGCGACAACGTCCGACATCGGACGCCTCGCGTCGCTGAGCATCGGCGGGATCGAGCTCTCGCGTCCGCTGGTGAATCTCTTCGGCGATTCCGCCGGCTCACTGTCGGTTTCGAGCTCGTGGGAAGGAAACATCGGCGGCGCGATTCTGCGGCGATTCACCGTCTTCCTCGATTACCAGGGCAAGCGAATGATCTTCGAGCCGAACGCGACGCTGCACGACGCGTTCGAGGCGGACATGAGCGGGATGCTCCTACGGCTCAACGATTCACTGACGACGATCATCGTCGAGACGGTCGCCGAAGGCTCGCCGGCGTCGGAGGCAGGCGTACGACCGGGCGATGAAGTCGTATCGGTGGACGGAGTGCCCGGAAGTCAGAAGCTGCTCGGGGAACTGCGCGACCGGCTCAGAAAGCCGGGCGAGCGAATCGCGCTCGTGGTGCGAAGAGGGGGCGAGGAGAAAAGAGTCGAGTTGGTAACCCGACGGATGGTGTAAACGGCGCGTGATCGGCCTAGTCTGAGGTCGATCGCCTAGTCGATTTGCCGCCGGCGCTAGAAGTCGGGTTCAGCGACGCACGCTCGCGTTACGCGACCTTCGCCTCGTCACGCCTAGAGCTGGCCGCGATCTACTTGGCGAGCCCCGCACCCACCCCGACTCGACTGACGATCGCCGCGAACCTCGGATCCGCTCTGATCGGATCGAAGAAGTTCTCCGCCAGCGACTCGCTCGAGTAGAACGAGTCCCGATCCGTCGCCGCGCGTTCGAGGAGCGTCAGGGCCCGACCACGATCGCCCAGACCTAGGTACACTCGCGCCGCGGCCGTCGCCGCGCCGGCGCTGCGGCCGACTTGGTTCTCCAGCGACTTCGCGAGGTCGTTCGCCTGCCTCGTCTTGCCGGATTTTGCATAAGCGTATCCCAACAAGCCGAGCGCGCGAGTCGATGACGAGTCGAGCTTGACCGAGGCTTCGAGCTCGCGCACGGCGTCAGGCAGACGCCCGGCCTGCAGGTACACCGTGCCGAGTATGAAGCGCGTGACGACGAGGGTCGAGTCGAGCTCCACGGCGCGCTTCGCCGCGGCGATCGCCGAATCCGGCTGCCGCGCGATCGTGAGAACGAAGGCGTACGAACCGAGCGTCACCGGTGCGAGCGGATCGAGCTGCGCGGCCCGCGCGAGCTGGGCCTTCGCCTCAGGCGTGCGGCCGAGGACGAGCAGGAGCTCGCCGTACCACTGATGTGTCGACGGCGCGTTCGGGTCGAGCGTCAGCGCGCGCTTGTAATCCCGCTCGGCTTCGGACCAGCGCCAAGCCGCTTGCAGCAGCGTCGCGCGCGAGGCGAAGGATTCGGCCAGCGTGCTGTCGAGGCGGATCGCGCGGTCGATCGCCGACATCGCGAGCGGCATGAGCGAATCGACGCGCACGTTCGCATAGAGCGGGAGCAGCGCGTACGCGTTGGCGATGCCGGCGTATGCGCGAGCGAAGTTCGAATCGCGTTGCGTCGCCTGCTGGAAGTAATCCAGCGCTCGGCGCAGTCCCACCTCGCCGCGCTTGTCGAAGAAGTAGCGTCCGCGGAGATAGAGATCGTACGCCAGCAGGTCCGACGTGCCGTGCGGTGCCGAGGACGCCGACGCCGGCGTCGGCGAGCTGCTCGCGGCCGGAGCCGGTGTCGCTGCTTGCCCGGCGCCGGCGCCCGACAATTCCGGTGAGATGGCCGCGACGATCGCGCCCGAGATCTCGTCCTGGACCTTGAACAGATCCTTCGAGTCGCGTTCGAACATGTCGGACCAGACGGTGAACCCGTCCGACGTGTTCACGAGGCGCGCCGTCACTCGGAGACGCGATTTGTCGCGCTGCACGGTGCCGGTGAGCACCATGTTCACGCCCAGTGATTTGCCCAACTCGATGGGGCTAGCCGACGCGTCGTGCGAAATGCTCTGCGAACCCGCGACGCGCACGCCGGGAATCCGGCTGATCGCGTTCGACAGATCCGACGACATTCCCGCGGCGAAGTACGCGTCGCTCGTGTCTCGGCTGATGTTGACGAGCGGAATCACGGCGATCGATTTCCCCGCCGGCGCGGGAGTCGTCAACGCGGGACTCGGCGTGTCCGTCGCGTTCGATGATTTGCGATTCGTGAACCACGCGCCGCCGGCGGCGACCGACGCGAGAATCCCGGCGCCGGCGAGCGCCCAGAGCACTCGCTTCGGACGCTTTGCGCTCGGCAGCGCGGGCGGAGTGAACGTCCCGCTCACGACGGCAGGGTCCTCGAGCGAACGAACGACTTCGGCCGCGGCCTTGGGACGCTTGTTCGGCTCTTTCTCGAGCAGCTGCATGAGCAGCGTGTTGAGCGCGGCAGGAACGTCGTAGCGTCGCGACCCGATCGGCGACGGCTTCTCGGTCAGATGCGCGGCGAGCAACTGCTGAGGCGGACGCCCGTGGAAGGGTGGGGTTCCCACGAGCATTTCGTAGCCGACGATGCCGAGCGCGTAGAGATCCGCGCGGTGGTCCATCGACGGATCGCCGGCCGCTTGCTCGGGCGCCATGTATGCCGGCGTCCCGATCGACGTGCCGACGATCGTGATCGTGCCGCTCCGATTTCCCTGCGGCAGCGGACGGCGCGTTTCGCGCGACGCGGTGAGCGCCTTCGCGACGCCGAAGTCGGTCACCGTCGCCGACCCCGTCGTGAGCAGGATGTTGTCCGGCTTGATGTCGCGGTGAATGACGCCGCGCCCATGCGCGTAGGCGAGAGCGCGCGCGACGTCCTTGAGGATGGTCACCGTCTCCCGAACCGAGAGCGGTCCGCGCTCGAGGCGGGTCCTCAACGACTCGCCCTCGACGAACGGCATGATGAAGTACGGCAGCGGCGTCGGTGGCGAGACGGACGCGTCTGCCGGGATCTCGCCCGCGGTGAGCACCGGCACGATATGCGGATGCTGAAGCGCGGCCGACAGCATGATCTCGCGCTTGAAGCGATCCACGGAGACGGCCGCCGCCAGTTCATACGGCAAGACCTTCACGACGACCGCGCGCCCGAGCGCATTGTCGCGGGCGACGAACACGCTCGACATGCCGCCGCCGCCGAGCTCCCGCTCGAGGGTGTAGGAGGTGCCTAAAGTGCGCTGGAGCTCGTCTCTAAGAACGGTCACGTCGTATCGCCGGGACTGCGAGGCGTCCCAAGTTACGCCCCGCTCAACACGTAAGACACCCGGTGCACGGCCAAAGGTTGCGGAAATCGGCGGTTCTTACCGAACTCGAACCAGAAATCGCCCTTTTTCGCGCTGGGTAGTCGCCCGCGGCGTCGCGGTTTCGCCGTCCGAATCGGCCGGTTACATTCAGCTCCCATGGCACCCCACGTCGATCGATACGTTCCGGCCGTGACCAACGGCGGCAAGGGCATCGCCGCGTTCATCATCGCACTCGCGCTCGCTTGCGTGGTCACGGCGACGTACGTCCACAAACAGACCTACCGTCATCCAACGGATCCGACGTGGCATGGCAAAGGGTCCGGGGATCTGGCCCCGCCGGAGGGTGGACAGTAGGCAGTGGTCGGGCGGGCCGCGGGGCCGGAACCAAGAAAGCGGCAATGGCGGGACCTCATGGGTCCCGCTTTCTTTTTGGCCGTGACACATCCTTTCGAATACAGAGCGGCCGTGTCGCTCGAACACGCCGTCAAAGAGCTCGCTGAGCCGGGCGCAGTGCCGCTCGGGGGCGGCACGGATTTGCTGGTCGCGATCGAAGAGAAGCTCGCCGCACCGAAAACGCTCGTCGATCTGCGCACGATTCCCGGCAGCGCCGACGTGGTGATGCATCGTGATGGATCCGTTACGATCGGCGCGGCGGCGCGCATCGCGGACCTCGCGAAAGATCAACGAGTCGCGTCGCAGTTCCCGGCGCTCGCGCAAGCGTGTGCCGTCGTCGGCACGCCGGCGTTGCGCCACATGGGAACGTTGGGCGGGAACCTCTGCCAGCGGCCGCGATGTTGGTATTTCCGCCGCGGCGTTTCCTGTCTCAAGAGCGGCGGTTCGTCGTGTCCCGCGACGGAAGGTGAGAATCAGTATCTCGCGATTCTCGACGCGGGGCCGTGTTACGCGGTTCATCCGTCAGATCCGGCCGTGGCTCTAACCGCGCTCGAAGCGACCGCGATCGTGTCGTCGTCGCGCGGAAGTAGAAAGGTCGCGCTGGCGGACCTCTACCTGTCGCCCTCGGAACGCGCCGATCGTGAGACGACACTCGAACGGCACGAATTCATCTCGGCGATCACGATCCCGTCCGAGTCCGTCGGCGGCACACAGCGCTACCACAAGCTGATGCAGCGCGACGCGTGGGATTTCGCGCTGGTGAGCGTCGCCGCGTGCAAGCGCATGGACGGCGGCGTGCGCATCGTGATGGGCGGCGTCGCGCCGCGGCCGTGGCGCGTGAATTCGTCAGTCGAAGAAGACGTCGCATCGGGAGGACTCGATGACGACGCCATCGCGACGCTCGCCGAACGCGCGCTGCTCGACGCGAAGCCCTTGTCCAAGAACGCTTATAAGGTGGAGCTCGCGGCCTCGCTGCTGCGGCAGGTGATGGCCGAAGTCGGTTAGCTACGGGATCGCGATCGCGAGGTCGAACGTTCCGCTTACGTTGATCCGCGCCGACGTTCCGAAGCCGGGGCCCAGGTTGCCGCTGAAAGAACCTTGGATCCGATTCGGCGTGAAACTCGTGATCGTCACCGAGCCGGTGCTCAGCGCATCGCTCGAGTTCCATGCCTGAATCACGGTTCCGTTCGTGAGGCTGGCGTTCAGTGTCGTGGCGTTGAAGCCGTTGGCGGCGCTGCCGGGTCCGAGCGGGTAAACGCCTGGGCCCGTGATCGCGGGGACCGACCCGCCCATCCCATAAGTCGTCGAGCCGCCGCCGAACGTGAGCGTCGTGCCGATCGTCGCGCCTTGAGGTCCGCGCGTGGTCGAAGTGGTGGCGGTAATCGTCGCCAGGTTGAACGCGGAACCGGCGATCGTTCCGCTGATCGAGCTTCCCTTCGTGCCGGTGAGCTGCGTGATGACGCCGTTTGCCTTCACCGGGAGGTCGAATGTTCCCGACGTGACGTTTTTGAGGCTCGTCGCCGGCACGTTGAGCAAGCCGTTCGCGACGAACGTAAATGTGCCGGCCATCTCAGTCTGCGTCAGGCTCGTGATGGTGACCGAACCCGCGGCTCCAGAGAGCGGGGTCGCCCACCCCGCACTGATGTTGGTGACCTGGGCCGTGCCCCCGGAATTCGAGGCGTTGACGCCAAGGGCATACGTGCCGGGCCCGTAGACGTTGTACAGCGTAATCAGGATCGTGATGTTGCTCGAGGCATCGTATCCCGAGATGGTGAAGAGACCCGGGGCGGCCCAGCGGGCTCCCGTCGCTGCCGCGGAGACCGCGTCTTCGCCCCATGCGGCTCCGTCGATACTGGCCTGCAAGTAGTAGCGGGCGTTTCCGCTCGGCCCCCCGGGGCCGGTCGTCGATGAAGCGCCCCCGCCGCAAGCGAAAGCCGCCAGCGCCAAAGGAGCTATGACGGCCGCGCTTCCGGTCGTACGGATGACGTTCGCGAGGATTCTCGAGGCGCGCATTTGGGACATCTCCGGCTCGTCGGCGAGTGGGCTAGGCGTATGCGACGAGGGCTCCCGCCGCCCTTTGAGTTGCGCGACTCAAGGGCCAAAAACGTCATTCCGTGCGACCCCGGCCCGTCGGCCAGTTTTCCGCGTTCCGCAGTCTCGGAGTTGGGGAGTTCCCGCCGGAACTGGCCTCCCCCCTCAAATCCGACTAATTTTATCGACATAGTGGATCGCCCCGTTTGCTCGGTCGAGCGATCCCACAACCAGCCCACGCGCCGACTGCCTAAGCTGCTTGCCCGTAGCGAGTTGGCCGGTCGCCGTCGGCGGCACCAAGCTCTTGTGGAGCATAGATGAGTAGCTCGATCGAATCGCTTATCACTCGCGAATACGAGGCGGGGTTCGTCACCGACATCGAGTCGGACACGTTCCCGCCCGGGCTGAACGAGGACGTCGTTCGCGCGATTTCGGCGCGCAAGAACGAGCCGGAGTTCATGGTCGAGTGGCGGCTCAAGGCCTATCGGCGTTGGCTCACGATGAAAGAGCCGCACTGGCCCAACGTCCACTACAACCCGATCGACTATCAGGCCGTCAGCTACTACTCGGCTCCAAAAACAAAAAAGCCGCTCGGGAGCCTCGACGAGGTCGATCCCGAGCTGCTCAAGACCTACCAGCGGCTCGGCATTCCGCTGACGGAGCAAAAGGTGCTCGCCGGCGTCGCCGTCGACGCGATCTTCGACTCGGTGTCGGTCGGCACGACGATGCGCGAGGAGCTCGCGAAGCACGGCATCATCTTCTGCTCGCTCGGCGAAGCGATTCGCGAGCACCCGACGCTGGTCGAGAAGTACCTCGGCTCCGTCGTTCCGTACAGCGACAACTTCTTCGCGGCGTTGAACAGTGCCGTCTTCTCCGACGGCTCGTTCGTGTACGTACCGAAAGGCGTGCGCTGTCCCGTCGAGCTTTCGACCTACTTCCGCATCAACTCGGCCGACACCGGCCAGTTCGAGCGTACGCTGATCGTCGCCGATGAAGGCTCGTACGTCAGCTATCTCGAGGGCTGCACGGCGCCCAAGCGCAGCACGAACCAGCTGCACGCCGCCGTCGTCGAGATCGTCGCGCTGGAAGGCGCGACGGCCAAGTACTCGACGGTCCAAAACTGGTACGCCGGCGACAAGGAAGGCCGCGGCGGCATCTACAACTTCGTGACGAAGCGCGGCAAGGCGCAGAAGAACGCCAAGATTTCGTGGACGCAGGTCGAGACCGGCTCGGCGATCACGTGGAAGTATCCGAGCGTGATTCTCCAGGGCGACAACTCGGTGGGCGAGTTCTACAGCGTCGCCGTCGTGAACAATCATCAACAAGCCGACACCGGCACGAAGATGATTCACATCGGCCGCAACACGAAGTCGACCATCGTCTCCAAGGGCATTTCGGCGGGCGAAGGAAACAACTCGTATCGCGGTCGAGTGCAGGTGCTGCCGAAAGCGGTCGGCGCTCGGAACTACACGCAGTGCGACTCGATGCTCGTCGGCAACCGCTGCGGCGCTCACACGTTCCCGTACGTCGAAGTCGGCAACAACAGCGCGATCGTCGAGCACGAGGCCAGCACGTCGAAGATCGGCGAAGACCAGATCTTCTATCTCAAGCAGCGCGGGCTGTCCGCCGAGCAGGCGGTCTCGATGATCGTGAGCGGGTTCTGCAAGGAAGTGTTCAAGGAGCTGCCGATGGAGTTCGCGCTGGAAGCGCAGGCGCTGCTCGGCATCACGTTGGAAGGGTCCGTCGGATAAGAACGGCGCGCGCGCACCAAACTCGATCACTGTTAACTGAATACTCTTGGTCACTGGTCACCGGTAACAGGTCACTGGGAACGACTCAGTTCTCCCCGATTCCCGGAGACCGGACCCTGTGACCGGTGACCTACAGAATCAGAAATGTCTCTTCTCGTTATTAAAGATCTCAAAGCAAGCGTAGCCGACAAGCCCATCCTCAAGGGCGTCACCCTCACGGTCGAAACCGGCTCCGTCCACGCCATCATGGGCCCGAACGGGTCCGGCAAGAGCACGCTCGCGCAGGTGCTGGCGGGGAATCCGGCGTACGAGGTCACCAGCGGCTCCGTCTCGTACAACGGCCGGGATTTGCTCGCCATGCCGCCGGAAGAGCGGGCGCAGGCGGGGATCTTCATGGCGTTCCAGTACCCGGTCGAGATTCCGGGCGTGTCGAACGCGTACTTCCTGCGGGCGGCGTACAACGAAGTTCGCAAGGCGCGCGGCGAAGACGAGGTGGACCCGCTCGAGTTTGCCGATCTCATGGACGAGAAGTTGGAGTTGGTCGACATGGATTCGTCCATGCTCAACCGCTCCGTGAACACCGGCTTCTCGGGCGGCGAAAAGAAGCGCAACGAGATTCTTCAAATGGCGGTGCTCGAGCCCAAGCTCGGCATCCTCGACGAGACCGACTCCGGGCTCGACATCGACGCCCTGCGCATCGTCGCCAATGGTGTCAACAAACTGAAGCGTCCGAACAACGCCACGATCGTCGTCACGCACTATCAGCGGCTGCTCAACTACATCGTGCCGGATTTCGTGCACGTGCTCGTGAGCGGACGCATCGCCAAGTCCGGTGGGAAAGAGCTGGCGCTCGAGCTCGAGGAGAAGGGCTACGACTGGGTGACCGAGCTCGCGGGGGCGTCCGCGTCGTGAGCGCGCCCGTCATGGTGGCCGACGCGTACGCGGCCGCGTTCGACGTCATCTCCGGCGACGTCGGCGTTCCGGCGGCCGTGCGCGCCCTGCGGCGGGCCGCCTTCGATCGGTTCTCCGCGCTCGGTTTCCCGACGCCGAAGAACGAAGACTGGCACTACACGAGCGTCGCGCCGATCGCCGATCAGGAATTCGCTCTGCTCGCGTCGCGCACCGGCGACATCGGCCGCGACGACCTCGCGCCGTTCAGCTTCGGGGTGGGCGCCGGCGACTGGCATACGATCGTGTTCGTGAACGGCCGGTTCGCGCCCGAGCTCTCGGATCTCAGGAAGTTGCCGGCGGGCGTCGAGGTGACCGATCTCGCCACGGCATGGTCGGCCCCGGATGTCGCCGAGCGAATCGGGTCCCTGGCGAGCCACGAATCGCACGCCTTTACGGCGCTCAACGCCGCGTTCGCGCAGGACGGCGCCGTCGTGCGCATCGCACGCAACGTCGAAGTCGGTCGGCCGATTCACCTGCTGTTCGTGACCGACGCCGCCGCGGCCCGAGCGATGATGCATCCGCGGAATCTCATCATCGTCGAGCGCCACGCGACCGCGACGGTGATCGAGACCTACGCGTCGGCGACCGATTCGACGTACTTCACCAACGCCGTCACCGAGGTTACGCTCGGCGACGGCTCGTCGCTCCGCCACTACAAGATCCAGCGCGAAGCGTCCCGCGCGTACCACGTTGGAACCATCGAGGTCGAGCAGGCGCGCGACAGCCACTACGTTTCGTTTTCGCTCGCCACGGGCGCCGAGCTGTCGCGCACCAACGTCTACACGACGCTGGACGGCGAAGGGAGCGGCGCGACGCTGAACGGGCTCTACATGCTCGACGGCGAACAGCACTGCGACCACCAAACGCAGATCATCCACGCACAGCCCAACACGTTCAGCCGGGAGCTCTACAAGGGGATTCTCGACGGACGGTCGCACGGCGTGTTCAATGGCAAGGTCTACGTGCGGCCGATCGCGCAGAAGACCGACGGCAAGCAGACGAACAACACGCTGCTGCTCTCGGACACCGCGCACGTCGACACGAAGCCGCAGCTCGAGATCTTCGCCGACGACGTGAAGTGTACGCATGGCGCGACCGTGGGGCAGATCGATCAAGCCGCGCTCTTTTATCTGAAGTCGCGCGGCATCGCCAACGCGCTGGCGCGTCGGCTGCTCACCTACGCGTTCGCCGCCGACGTGCTCGAGACGATCGAGGTCGATGCGGTCCGCGAGGGACTCGAGCGCACGACCCTCGAGCGGTTCGTCTGACGGGCGGAGCGTCGACCGTGTCCACGGATGCGCTGTACCAGGAGCTGATCCTCGAGCACAACCGGAAGCCGCGCAACTTCCGCGAGATTCCCGACGCCGATCGCACGGTCGAGGGGCGCAATCCGTTGTGCGGCGACTCGCTCAAGCTGTGGGTCAAGCTCGACCATGACCGGATCGCCGACGTGAGCTTCATGGGGAGCGGCTGCGCGATCTCGAAGGCATCGGCGTCGCTCATGACCGGCGCCGTGAAAGGAAAGAGCCGCGAGGAAGCCGAACAGATCTTCGACCGTTTTCATCGGCTGGTCACGGGCACACTGCCGGAGAGTGAGCGCGAATCGCTCGGATCGCTCCGCGCGCTGGGCGGCGTGGCGAAGTTTCCGCTGCGCGTGAAGTGCGCGAGCCTCGCCTGGCACGCGCTGCACGCGGCGCTCGAGTCCAAGGTCGAGAGCGTGCCGGTCGTCTCGACCGACGCCGAGGGCGGCGGACCGGGAGAAGGCGCATGATCGTCGACCGCAAGGACTTTCCGCTGCTCGCGGCCAACCCCGAGCTGCACTACCTCGATTCCGCCGCGACGTCGCAGAAGCCGCGCGCCGTGCTCGACGCGATGCTCGAGTACTACGAGCACGACAACGCCAATCCGCACCGCGGCGCCTACGCGCTCTCGGCACGCGCGACGGAGCGGTATCACGACGCTCGACTCAGAGTCGCGCGTTTCGTCGGCGTGAAAGACACCGACCGACTGATCTTCACGCGCGGCACGACGGAATCGCTCAACCTCGTCGCAACGGCGTGGGGACGCACCAACGTGCGCGCCGGCGACGAGATCGTCGTCACGGGTCTCGAGCACCACGCCAACTTCGTCCCCTGGCAGCAGATCGCGATCGAGAAGGGCGCAAAGCTGAACATCGCGCGCATCACGAGCGACGGCCGCGTCGACATCGAGCATTTCGCCGCACTCATCACGCCTCGCACGAAGGTCGTCGCCTTCCCGCACATCTCGAACGCGCTCGGCACGCTCAACGACGTCGCGACGCTGAGCGCCATCGCGCGGAAGGTCGGCGCGGTCGTCGTGTGCGACGGTGCGCAGGCCGCGCCGCACATGGCGCTTTCCCTCGACCAACTCGACGTCGACTTCTACGCGTTCAGCGGCCACAAGATGCTTGGGCCGATGGGGTGTGGCGTCCTGGTCGGGCGGCGAGAGCTGCTCGAGGCGATGCCGCCTTATCAGACCGGCGGCGACATGATCGAGTATGTCGGCGACGAGCGCACGACGTGGAACGTGCTGCCGCACAAGTTCGAGGCCGGCACCCCCAACGTCGGCGACGCCGTCGGACTCGCCGCGGCGTGCGACTATCTGGCGCGCGTAGGCATGGCCAAGGTTCGCGAGCACGAGCACGCCATGACCGCCCTCGCGTCGGCGCGCCTCTCGGAGATTCCGGACGTCCGCGTCTTCGGTCCGCCACCGGATGTTCGCGGCGGCGTCGCCAGCTTCACGGTCGCCGGCATCCACCCGCACGATCTCGCCACCATTCTCGACGAGAACGGGGTATGCATTCGCGCCGGTCATCACTGCGCGCAGCCTTTGATGCGAAGACTCGAAGTTCCGGCAACGGCGCGGGCGTCGTTCTACGTGTACAACGACGAAGCGGACATCGAGGCGCTGGTCGCGGGCGTCGCGCGTGCGCGCGAGCTATTCGGCGCGGTCGCCTGACTGACGGTCCGGCAACTCCTCCTCGGCTGGAATCTCGTGCCGTCACCCGAGCCTAGCCTTCGAGCAACAGCCATAAGCATCAGCCATGAGCCTAAACCGCGTAGCTCAAAGCTCC
This genomic stretch from Gemmatimonadaceae bacterium harbors:
- a CDS encoding SUF system NifU family Fe-S cluster assembly protein produces the protein MSTDALYQELILEHNRKPRNFREIPDADRTVEGRNPLCGDSLKLWVKLDHDRIADVSFMGSGCAISKASASLMTGAVKGKSREEAEQIFDRFHRLVTGTLPESERESLGSLRALGGVAKFPLRVKCASLAWHALHAALESKVESVPVVSTDAEGGGPGEGA
- a CDS encoding cysteine desulfurase codes for the protein MIVDRKDFPLLAANPELHYLDSAATSQKPRAVLDAMLEYYEHDNANPHRGAYALSARATERYHDARLRVARFVGVKDTDRLIFTRGTTESLNLVATAWGRTNVRAGDEIVVTGLEHHANFVPWQQIAIEKGAKLNIARITSDGRVDIEHFAALITPRTKVVAFPHISNALGTLNDVATLSAIARKVGAVVVCDGAQAAPHMALSLDQLDVDFYAFSGHKMLGPMGCGVLVGRRELLEAMPPYQTGGDMIEYVGDERTTWNVLPHKFEAGTPNVGDAVGLAAACDYLARVGMAKVREHEHAMTALASARLSEIPDVRVFGPPPDVRGGVASFTVAGIHPHDLATILDENGVCIRAGHHCAQPLMRRLEVPATARASFYVYNDEADIEALVAGVARARELFGAVA